DNA from Pseudomonas putida:
CAGGGCCAGGCGTTGTTGCTGGAGGCCACGCCCATCAGTGGCGGCGCCGATGCATTGGTAGGCGGTTTGCTCACGTTGTATCCGCCCAGCCGCATCGGCGAGCGCCTGGCCTCGTTGCTGCACGATCCAGGCGAGGGGCTGGACGCCCTGCTGGGCGAGTCGCCAGCGCTCAAGTACCTCAAGACCCGCTTGCACAAGGTCGCCAGCCTGGATGCGCCGATTCTGATCCAGGGCGAGACCGGCACCGGCAAGGAGCTGGTGGCTCGCGCCTGTCATGCGTTGAGCAACCGGCGTGAGGCGTCCTTCCTGGCCCTGAACTGCGCCGCATTGCCCGAGAGCCTGGCTGAAAGCGAGCTGTTCGGTTACTCCGCCGGCGCCTTCACCGGGGCCCAGCGTGGTGGCAAGCCAGGCCTGCTGGAGCTGGCCGATGGCGGTACGGTGTTTCTCGATGAGGTGGGCGAGATGTCGCCCTACCTGCAGGCCAAGCTGCTGCGCTTTCTCAATGACGGAAGCTTCCGCCGCGTCGGTGGCGGGGGCGAGGTGCGGGTGAATGTCCGCGTGCTGTGCGCCACCCACCGCAACCTGGAAAGCATGGTGGTCGAAGGCGGTTTTCGCGAAGACCTCTACTACCGGCTCAACGTGCTCAATTTGGTGGTGCCGCCGCTGCGTGAGCGTGGCACCGATATCCTGCTGCTGGCCGAGCACTTTTTGCACCAGGCCTGCGCGCAGATCCAGCGCTCGCCGTGTCGGCTGGCGCTGACCACTCATCCGCTGCTGCTGGGCAATCGCTGGTCGGGCAACATCCGCCAGTTGCAGAACGTGATCTTCCGCGCCGCGGCGATCAGCGAAGGGGAGGTGATCGACTGCGATGACCTGGAGCTGGCAGGGACGGCGCTCAGCAGCCAGCAGGGCGATGTGATGGAGGTCACCAGCCTGGAAGCCGCGGTGCAGGGCTTCGAGAAATCGCTGTTGGAGAAGTTCTACGCGGCCTATCCCTCGACCCGCCAGTTGGCGGCGCGCTTGCAGACCTCGCACACCGCGGTCGGGCAGCGTCTGCGCAAGTATGGGATTTCCAATCGCGCGTCTTGAAGCGGGCGGTTCGATTTCGCTCCACTGGAGCGGATTTGCTCCGCGTGTCCGTACGCCGTGCTTTACAAGGGATGGACCCAGCCGCGCTACTGCAAGCCTTGCGACCTGGAGCGATTACGCTCCAGGGTGAATACCGCAGAAAACGCCTGAAAATTCCGTAATCCATTGAAAATAAAGAAATTTATAGAGTTGGCATCACCCTTGCTCTTGTAGAAATCAGGTCCTGCAACCAGGGCCCATCCAATAACAAGAGGAAGATCCATGAGCACGTTGCGTTTTACCCCCGAACACGAATGGCTGCGCCTGGAAGCGACCGGCGAACTGACTGTCGGCATCACCGCCTACGCCCAGCAGGCCTTGGGCGATGTGGTGTTCGTGCAGTTGCCGGAGCCGGGCCAGTACGGCGAGGGGAATGAAGTCGCGGTGCTGGAGTCGGTCAAGGCCGCCAGCAACATCACCATGCCGCTCAACGGCCAGGTGGTGGCGGTCAACCAGGCACTGGCCGACGACCCTGAGCTGGTCAACGCCTCGCCCATGGAAGACGGCTGGTTCTTCCGCATCCAGGCGGACAACCTGGCGGACCTCGACACCTTGATGGACCAGGACGGCTACGACCGCTTCCTGGCCGACAACGGCTGAGCCAGGGGGCGCCATGAGTACAGCACCGATTGCCCTGGGCACGGACAACAGCTTCATCGCCCGTCACATCGGCCCAAGCGAGGTCGACATCGAGGCCATGCTGGCGCTGACCGGCCATGGCTCGATCGAGGCCCTGATCGACAGCGTCATCCCCAACAGCATCAAGGGCACCAGTGTGCTCGCGCTGACCCGGGGGCAGGGCGAAAGCGAGGCCTTGGCTGCGATCAAGGCCATCGCCGCGAAAAACCAGCTGTTTCGCAACCACATCGGCCAGGGCTATTACCCGTGCCATACCCCGGCGCCCATCCTGCGCAACCTGCTGGAGAATCCGGCCTGGTACACCGCCTACACACCGTACCAGCCGGAAATCTCCCAAGGCCGCCTGGAAGCGCTGCTGAACTTCCAGACCCTGATCGTCGATCTGACCGGCATGGAGATCGCCAACGCCTCCCTGCTCGATGAGGCCACCGCCGCAGCCGAGGCCATGACCTTCTGCAAGCGTCTGGCCAAGAACAAGGCCCCGGCGTTCTTCGTCTCCAATGCCTGCCACCCACAGACCCTCGATGTGGTGCGCACCCGCGCCGAGCCATTGGGTATCGAAGTGGTGGTGGGTGATGAAGCACAACTGCAAGGGCAAAGCCTGGAGGCTTACTTCGGCCTGCTGCTGCAATACCCGGCCAGCACCGGCGCCATCGGCGATCACCGGGCCCTGGTGGAGCGCGCCCATGACGCGGGCGCCTTGGTGGCGGTGGCGGCCGACCTGCTGGCGCTGACCCTGCTCACCCCGCCGGGTGAATTCGGTGCCGACGTGGTGTTCGGCAGTGCCCAACGCTTCGGCGTACCCCTGGGCTTCGGTGGGCCGCACGCGGCGTTCTTCGCCACCCGCGATGCCTTCAAGCGCGACATGCCGGGCCGTCTGGTGGGGCTGTCCATCGACCGCTTCGGCAAGCCGGCCCTGCGCCTGGCCATGCAGACCCGCGAGCAACACATCCGCCGCGAGAAGGCCACCAGCAACATCTGTACGGCGCAGGTCCTGTTGGCCAACATCGCCAGCATGTATGCGGTCTACCACGGCCCGGAAGGCCTGACGCAGATCGCCCGGCGTGTGCACCGCCTGACCTCGATCCTGGTGCAGGGCTTGCGCCAGCTGGGGCATTCGGTGGAGCAGTCGCACTTCTTCGACACCGTCAGCGTGGTGACCGCGCGCCCCGTGGGTGAGGTCTTGGCCGCTGCCAATGCCCAGCGCCTGAACCTGCGTCCGATCGATTCGGTGCGTGTGGGGCTGTCGCTGGATGAAACCTGCGAGCAGCAGAGCGTCGAGGCCCTGTGGCAGGTGTTCGCGGCGCCGGGCCAGGCCCTGCCGGACTTCGCCGCGCTGGCGGCCTGCGGCATGGATTGCCTGCCGGCACCGTTGCTGCGCGAGAGTGCATTCCTGCAGCACGAGGT
Protein-coding regions in this window:
- a CDS encoding sigma-54-dependent transcriptional regulator produces the protein MRIHVTFIDRVGITQEILALLGSRNLNLDAVEMIPPNVYIDAPALSQAVLDELHDALLRVVGVQAVELVDFLPGQRRRLQLEALLAAMSDPVLAVDPNGHVLLATPTLVRLLGREPAGEPLSNLFTEPHLAQNLIDKGFRLPMCEVSFQGQALLLEATPISGGADALVGGLLTLYPPSRIGERLASLLHDPGEGLDALLGESPALKYLKTRLHKVASLDAPILIQGETGTGKELVARACHALSNRREASFLALNCAALPESLAESELFGYSAGAFTGAQRGGKPGLLELADGGTVFLDEVGEMSPYLQAKLLRFLNDGSFRRVGGGGEVRVNVRVLCATHRNLESMVVEGGFREDLYYRLNVLNLVVPPLRERGTDILLLAEHFLHQACAQIQRSPCRLALTTHPLLLGNRWSGNIRQLQNVIFRAAAISEGEVIDCDDLELAGTALSSQQGDVMEVTSLEAAVQGFEKSLLEKFYAAYPSTRQLAARLQTSHTAVGQRLRKYGISNRAS
- the gcvH gene encoding glycine cleavage system protein GcvH, whose product is MSTLRFTPEHEWLRLEATGELTVGITAYAQQALGDVVFVQLPEPGQYGEGNEVAVLESVKAASNITMPLNGQVVAVNQALADDPELVNASPMEDGWFFRIQADNLADLDTLMDQDGYDRFLADNG